The proteins below are encoded in one region of Pleuronectes platessa chromosome 12, fPlePla1.1, whole genome shotgun sequence:
- the wnt8b gene encoding protein Wnt-8b produces the protein MFMHLEVFYYIFILLAHSKSCCCWSVNNFLMTGPKAYLIYSSSVAAGAQSGIEECKYQFAWDRWNCPERALQLSTHSSLRSANRETAFVHAISSAGVMYTLTRNCSLGDFDNCGCDDSRNGQRGGHGWLWGGCSDNVGFGEAISKQFVDALETGQDARAAMNLHNNEAGRKAVKGTMQKTCKCHGVSGSCTTQTCWLQLPEFREVGNYLKEKYHRALKVDLLRGAGNSAASRGAVAETFSSISRKELVHLEDSPDYCLENRTLGFAGTEGRECLKKGKSLSKWEKRSCKRLCGECGLAVEERKAEMVSSCNCKFHWCCAVKCEQCRKTVTKYFCVKRGGQRGRNESAGSRRKNLRLKKKH, from the exons ATGTTCATGCATCTGGAGGTTTTCTACTACATCTTCATTCTCCTGGCTCACTCgaagtcctgctgctgctg GTCAGTGAATAATTTCTTGATGACTGGACCCAAG GCGTACCTGATCTACTCCAGCAGTGTGGCGGCGGGCGCTCAGAGTGGCATAGAGGAGTGCAAGTATCAGTTTGCATGGGACCGCTGGAACTGCCCCGAAAGAGCTCTGCAGCTCTCCACGCACAGCAGCCTGCGCAGCG CAAATCGGGAGACGGCATTCGTTCACGCCATCAGCTCTGCTGGGGTCATGTACACTCTAACCAGGAACTGCAGCCTCGGAGACTTTGACAACTGTGGCTGCGACGACAGCAGGAACGGACAACGTG GTGGTCATGGTTGGCTCTGGGGCGGCTGCAGCGACAATGTCGGCTTTGGAGAGGCCATTTCCAAACAGTTCGTAGATGCGCTGGAGACGGGGCAGGACGCACGGGCAGCCATGAACCTCCACAATAACGAGGCTGGGCGCAAG GCTGTCAAGGGGACCATGCAGAAGACGTGTAAGTGCCACGGTGTGTCGGGAAGCTGCACCACTCAGACCTGCTGGCTGCAGCTGCCAGAGTTCAGGGAGGTGGGCAACTACCTGAAGGAGAAGTACCACAGGGCGCTGAAGGTGGACCTCCTCCGTGGAGCCGGGAACAGCGCGGCCAGCCGAGGGGCCGTGGCCGAGACCTTCAGCTCCATCTCCCGCAAGGAGCTGGTCCACCTGGAGGACTCCCCAGATTACTGCCTGGAGAACCGCACCCTGGGCTTCGCGGGCACAGAGGGCCGCGAGTGCCTCAAGAAGGGCAAGAGCCTGAGCAAATGGGAGAAGCGGAGCTGCAAGAGGCTCTGCGGGGAGTGCGGCCTGGCCGTGGAGGAGCGGAAAGCCGAGATGGTGTCGAGCTGCAATTGCAAATTCCACTGGTGCTGCGCGGTGAAGTGTGAGCAGTGCAGAAAGACAGTGACCAAGTACTTCTGTGTGAagaggggaggtcagaggggaAGGAACGAGAGCGCCGGCAGCCGCCGCAAGAACCTCAGACTGAAGAAGAAGCACTAA